The Bacillota bacterium sequence CCAAAGACGGGCGCTGGCTGGTGGGGGGCGATCCGCTCAAGACCCTCATGGAAGGCCGCGTGCCCGACGGGGCCGTCCCGCCCCGCTCCCTGGTGGCGGGCGGCGGCCTGCCGGCGCGGGCGGCCGCGCCCGGCGCGCCCGCGGAAAGCGGTCCGGCCGCGGCGCTGGCGTCCGCGGACATTTTCTTTCCCGTGCTGCACGGACCCTACGGCGAGGACGGAACCATCCAGGGCTTGTTCGACTTGGCCGGCGTCCCCTACGTCGGCGCCGGCGTGGCGGCCTCGGCCGTGGCCATGGACAAAGCCTTCATGAAAATGGCCTTCCGGCACGCGGGCTTGCCGGTGCTGGATTACATCGTTTTCACCGACGCGCAGTGGGCCGAGGACGCCGCGCGGCTGCGCGAGCGCATCAGCGACGAGCTGGGCTATCCGTGTTTCGTCAAGCCGGCCAATCTGGGGTCCAGCGTCGGCGTCAGCCGCGTCGCGGCGCCGGAGGGGCTGGACGCGGCGGTGCAGGAGGCGCTGCGCCACGACCGCAAAGTCATCGTGGAGCGGGCGGCGCTGGAGTGCCGCGAAGTGGAAGTCAGCGTTCTGGGCAACGACCGCCCCGAGGCGTCCATTCCGGGCGAAATCGTGCCCGCGGGCGACTTTTACGATTACGAAGCCAAATACGTGTCGGGTGAGTCCGAGCTGATTATTCCCGCCCGCATCAGCGAGGCCGCCGCGGAGCAGGTGCGCCGCATGGCCGTGGCCGCGTTTCAGGCGGTGGACGGGAGCGGGCTGGCCCGCGTGGACTTTTTCGTGCACAAGGAGACGGAGACCGTCTGGGTGAATGAGATCAACACCATGCCCGGCTTCACGCGCATCAGCATGTTCCCCAAGCTGTGGGAAGCCACCGGCCTGCCGTACCCGGAACTGATCGACCGTCTGATCCAGCTGGGCTTGGAGCGGCACGAGCGGCGCCGCCGGCGCGAGGCGGCCGCGGGTGACCACGTTTCCGGGAGGTAGGATCTGCGATATGACCAC is a genomic window containing:
- a CDS encoding D-alanine--D-alanine ligase A gives rise to the protein MRVAVVFGGRSGEHEVSLMSAQSIISAIDKERYEVIPVGIAKDGRWLVGGDPLKTLMEGRVPDGAVPPRSLVAGGGLPARAAAPGAPAESGPAAALASADIFFPVLHGPYGEDGTIQGLFDLAGVPYVGAGVAASAVAMDKAFMKMAFRHAGLPVLDYIVFTDAQWAEDAARLRERISDELGYPCFVKPANLGSSVGVSRVAAPEGLDAAVQEALRHDRKVIVERAALECREVEVSVLGNDRPEASIPGEIVPAGDFYDYEAKYVSGESELIIPARISEAAAEQVRRMAVAAFQAVDGSGLARVDFFVHKETETVWVNEINTMPGFTRISMFPKLWEATGLPYPELIDRLIQLGLERHERRRRREAAAGDHVSGR